In Thamnophis elegans isolate rThaEle1 chromosome 4, rThaEle1.pri, whole genome shotgun sequence, the following proteins share a genomic window:
- the ZNF292 gene encoding zinc finger protein 292, which yields MADEEAEQDSGSVGGESGLLDMPSLKKRLLELETELRERRNQPAVEAATEYCQQLCQTLLEYAEKWKTSEDPLPLLEVYTQAIHGYIKARPYLTSECENVAFVLERLALSYAELLLCLPLELPENRWKEFQSFIQMAHTKLMENGNHQLHILSVLAQEDGTWKNPVLRNILSQDLLDWDMVNTFLAFEGPVLLDMRIKHLVKTKQLSQATALAKLCSDHPEISNKGNFKQTYLVCLCSGSPNEKLMQEITDIDCKDALEMICNLESEGDEKSALILCAAFLSRQLQQGEMYCAWELTLFWSKLQQRVEPSTQIYLERCRQLSVLTKTVYHIFFLIKIINSEIDAAGLATCIELCVKALRLEASENTEVKISICKTISCLLPDDLEVKRACQLSEFLLEPTVDAYYAVEMLYNQPDQKYDEENLPIPNSLRCELLLVLKTQWPFDPEFWDWKMLKRQCLALMGEEASIVSSIDELNDSEMHEKVEDCQDENKDTSANGLSECFDEATNLLRGIRDKKQKNREIKKLRERGFISARFRNWQAYMQYCVLCDKEFLGHRIVRHAQKHYKDGIYSCPICAQNFHSKETFVPHVTLHVKKSSKERLAAMKPLRKLGRPPKTATTGINKKNNTLVKQEQRHIKKNSLYAADFIVFNDNDGSDDENYDKDKPYIPEAIPAPKPLPVNEFTCPVTLCKKGFKYFKNLIAHVKSHKENEEAKRFLEMQSKKVICQYCRRHFVSVTHLNDHLQMHCGIKPYICIQIKCKASFNSYAELLSHRKEHPVFRARCMFPKCGRVFSEAYLLYDHEAQHYNTFTCKLAGCGKVYHSQNELEKHIEDHTKSEKILHGDGDGNCSQSLENNENTEEVHPEETLVLPPDSNVNNCAKVENYVTDEIHDELLESESTKLSTNVLEQPNSISVHSTEQHLTTAARTESLGPASNVLIPLLGQKIRENMAKKGKLPAVNSAIDVGASVIHPFCSTVEDTCRDLSVFHEGKEDGCVGESQTISMNSAKLESDALATKSQEKESSHMSFSTQNQLECQNLFSPKPQLEENVRPDVNLYNQPLKNLEVPLASTQNIAGTTFLPIVPLAAPVQKFTCQVEGCTRIYNSSQSIGKHMKTAHPDQYAEFKIQWKNKKSKKISLQNLPNDNKPVYFLPSQVSIPASDAFPQQTKPTLNPTCTSQLQQLSNVLFPTRLENTTNSLPIVENVGVSSHIKNESENALSSQLASMSSATLPSQMDDLEKPVMPLNIDSGSDPFLPLPAENGLISLFPSPAHNSPSSVFSQMENANHFSSQLEGNTNSFSKEESVDILFPSQINNESNFGETTPQPPISEKTKRDRRRGTDGKEKKPKHNKRAKWPAIIRDGKFICSRCYRVFSNPRSLGGHLSKRSYCKPLDESEISPEVLQLNGQSSLLASMILSSNALSLQQQQESTYNPDPCFKEPSFLQLLANENRPTAILQNLFPRTNMTSFNPNENEEGNEIIKQALETAGIPSTFDSADTLSHIITTNCVTGTTQINATVLPNPGISPSLPTSCNPSTLLTDQNRTLNTKISSEECNSLPVFSDDLILKTIENGLCPHLVPNSAATMHNLGNNLPRVSVISSIKNSEVCSLTKKENSGSKKKKKTPVPLVVPHISQKLVVNDLAGLITRNVEENMQATTENFQSNIIANSETQGLVENFTKKLSDVNGGLTGDIKENLKSGEENHVEIVPLPLKNENGDSQVTLECCIPEKSSFEVSNDNIVQNFEKTLEIIKTAMNSQKIEVKSENQEISIEAIRSPQNNTAQCVSENPAQPPKPNSTQCIAHTQTITLAKSHEPEASHKDDIQLMEILEGLRKLNLESETSNQVLDNITHCLPTDTLMPQVLIPGVTPETTSLVQTASETHPMFVEKVHKPFTCQAPGCNYSAMTKDALFKHYSKIHQYTAEMILEIKKHQLKYAPFKCVVANCPKTFTRNSNLRAHCQLVHHFTTEEMVKLKLKRPYGRRSQSKTLNVLSRPNEVRNMPLIESKRESHLTKELDLKEEPVMESMKVPERLIPEAAIPENTSDKSLKLEKPSQIVPVSLEIHNISILNNNQVQPKLRKIRRHRKEEEKKNKKPIPKPLELPTSYNPYRPYKCVHQGCFAAFTIQQNLILHYQAVHKSDLPLFSLEAEEESEPSKEEEAGKEEESDAIETVKEFRCEVRNCSRIFQEVTSLIQHYMKLHEMTPEEIGSMKSCLDVGRFLCDQSECKSSFTTYVNYITHLEADHDIKIKQSRTEDCMYKCDCEGCDRIYATRSNLLRHIFNKHNDRHKDHLIRPRRFLTPGQENISFKANQEKVMKIKYKGLKYRTGRNGNRISFRAKRRKAISVEDRNFQLGQNDENQTYSLKCGKYIFSVKTKDDALSECSNKFIVQYPCMIKGCSSVVTSENNVIRHYKCHKLSKAFTLQHRDILIFSNKHAKPSGKEVSSQNEATEDKVCDVKEVQPPLPDTCEDLRLSPLVMPKEPEKTEKDEVDELAELFITKLINEDLASSENHAKASSGVNNDCQETSSSLSEKQSISSNFKRVNKEKNISQSKKRKVEKQEEILAVELSSVHREQESAVAIQTVEEQSSAFDWSSFKPMGFEVSFLKFLEESAVKQKKNTERGGYNNCGTRKRSHSNSRKSNEKNSVVRTRSCSESETRVQFANPSQFQCSGTVKIVLDKTLKGCTERVLKQLQEMKPIVSLIRLDGHWEAKLEVTK from the exons ACCCTTCTTGAATATGCAGAAAAGTGGAAGACATCTGAAGATCCCTTGCCTTTGTTGGAAGTATACACACAGGCAATCCATGGATATATAAAAGCAAGACCTTACCTTACCTCTGAGTGTGAAAATGTAGCCTTTGTGCTTGAACGCTTAGCTCT AAGCTATGCTGAACTTTTGCTATGCTTGCCTCTTGAACTGCCTGAAAATCGATGGAAAGAGTTTCAGTCATTTATTCAA ATGGCACATACAAAATTAATGGAAAATGGCAACCATCAATTACATATTTTATCTGTTCTTGCCCAAGAGGATGGAACATGGAAGAATCCAGTTCTTCGCAACATTCTTTCCCAAGACCTGCTTGATTGGGATATGG TGAATACATTTTTAGCCTTCGAAGGCCCTGTGCTGCTGGATATGCGTATTAAGCACTTGGTGAAAACAAAGCAATTATCTCAAGCAACTGCCTTAGCAAAACTATGCTCAGACCATCCAGAAATCAGCAACAAAGGCAATTTTAAGCAAACCTATCTAGTCTGTCTTTGTTCTGGATCACCCAATGAAAAACTAATGCAAGAG ATTACAGATATAGACTGTAAAGATGCTTTAGAAATGATCTGTAACCTAGAATCAGAAGGAGATGAAAAGAGTGCTCTGATTCTGTGTGCAGCATTCTTATCTCGGCAGCTACAGCAAGGAGAGATGTATTGTGCATG GGAACTGACTCTTTTCTGGAGTAAACTACAGCAAAGGGTAGAACCTTCTACACAAATATATTTGGAGAGATGCCGTCAATTATCTGTGTTAACAAAGACTGTGTATCACATTTTCTtcctgattaaaataataaattctgAG ATTGATGCTGCTGGTCTTGCAACTTGTATTGAACTTTGTGTGAAAGCATTACGCTTGGAGGCTAGTGAGAATACAGAAGTCAAAATTTCCATTTGCAAGACAATATCTTGCTTATTGCCTGATGATTTAGAAGTTAAACGTGCTTGCCAACTAAGTGAATTTCTTCTTGAACCTACTGTGGATGCATATTATGCCGTAGAAATGTTGTATAATCAGCCTGACCAgaaatatgatgaagaaaatcttccaatTCCAAATTCATTACGCTGTGAGCTTTTACTTGTATTAAAAACTCAGTGGCCTTTTGATCCAGAATTTTGGGACTGGAAAATGCTAAAACGTCAGTGTCTAGCATTGATGGGAGAAGAGGCATCAATTGTATCTTCAATAGATGAACTGAACGACAGTGAAATGCATGAAAAGGTAGAGGACTGTCAAGATGAGAACAAAGACACTTcagcaaatggactttctgaaTGTTTTGATGAAGCTACAAACTTGCTCAGAGGCATTAGAGAtaagaaacagaaaaacagagaaattaaaaaattaagGGAGAGGGGATTCATATCTGCTAGGTTCCGGAACTGGCAAGCATACATGCAATATTGTGTACTGTGTGATAAGGAATTTCTTGGACATAGAATAGTGAGGCATGCACAGAAACACTACAAGGATGGGATTTATAGTTGTCCAATATGCGCACAAAATTTTCATTCTAAAGAAACCTTTGTTCCTCATGTAACACTACATGTTAAGAAATCCAGTAAGGAAAGACTTGCTGCAATGAAACCACTGAGAAAATTAGGAAGGCCACCCAAAACAGCAACTACTGGTATAAACAAAAAGAACAATACCTTAGTAAAGCAAGAACAACGGCACATAAAAAAGAACAGTCTTTATGCGGCAGACTTCATTGTTTTTAATGACAACGATGGTTCAGATGATGAAAATTATGACAAAGACAAACCTTACATTCCAGAAGCAATTCCAGCTCCAAAGCCATTGCCTGTCAATGAGTTTACTTGCCCTGTTACCTTGTGTAAAAAAGGCTTTAAATACTTCAAGAATTTGATTGCCCATGTAAAAAGTCACAAAGAAAATGAAGAGGCTAAACGCTTTCTTGAAATGCAGAGCAAAAAAGTAATTTGCCAGTACTGTAGACGGCATTTTGTAAGTGTTACCCATCTTAATGATCATTTACAAATGCACTGTGGTATCAAACCTTATATTTGTATACAGATTAAGTGTAAGGCTAGCTTTAACAGTTATGCTGAACTTTTGAGTCACAGAAAAGAACACCCAGTCTTTAGGGCAAGATGCATGTTTCCCAAATGTGGGAGAGTATTTTCAGAAGCATATTTGCTTTACGACCATGAAGCTCAGCACTATAATACTTTCACCTGCAAACTTGCAGGTTGTGGGAAAGTTTATCACTCACAGAATGAATTAGAGAAGCATATTGAAGATCACACTAAATCTGAAAAAATATTacatggtgatggtgatggtaaCTGTTCTCAAAGTctagaaaataatgaaaatactGAAGAAGTCCATCCAGAAGAGACGCTGGTGCTACCACCTGACAGTAATGTGAATAACTGTGCCAAAGTAGAAAATTACGTCACAGATGAGATCCATGATGAATTACTTGAATCTGAAAGTACAAAACTATCAACCAATGTACTGGAGCAGCCTAATTCAATCTCCGTTCATAGTACTGAACAACATTTGACTACTGCAGCAAGGACAGAATCATTAGGCCCAGCCAGCAATGTTTTGATACCTCTTCTAGGCCAAAAAATTCGAGAGAACAtggcaaaaaaaggaaaactacCTGCTGTAAATTCTGCCATAGATGTTGGTgcatctgtcatccatccattttGCTCAACAGTTGAAGATACTTGCCGTGACCTCTCTGTTTTCCATGAAGGGAAGGAGGATGGTTGTGTTGGTGAGTCTCAAACCATTTCCATGAACTCAGCCAAGCTTGAATCTGATGCTCTTGCAACAAAAAGTCAAGAAAAAGAGAGTAGCCATATGTCCTTCAGCACGCAAAATCAGTTAGAGTGTCAGAATTTGTTTTCTCCAAAGCCTCAGCTTGAAGAGAATGTTAGGCCAGATGTTAATCTCTATAATCAGCCTCTGAAGAATTTAGAAGTTCCACTTGCTTCTACCCAGAACATTGCAGGCACTACCTTTTTACCCATTGTGCCATTGGCAGCTCCAGTTCAGAAGTTTACTTGCCAGGTTGAAGGATGTACACGAATCTACAATTCTTCTCAGAGCATTGGAAAGCATATGAAGACAGCACATCCTGATCAATATGCTGAGTTTAAAATACAGTGGAAGAATAAGAAGAGTAAAAAAATAAGTTTGCAAAACCTGCCAAATGATAACAAACCAGTTTATTTTTTACCATCGCAAGTATCTATTCCTGCTAGTGATGCTTTTCCTCAACAAACCAAACCCACCTTAAATCCTACTTGTACAAGTCAGCTGCAGCAACTGTCAAATGTCCTTTTTCCAACACGCTTGGAAAATACAACCAATTCATTACCAATAGTGGAAAATGTTGGTGTCTCTTCTCATATTAAAAATGAATCAGAAAACGCTTTAAGCTCTCAATTGGCAAGTATGTCCAGTGCAACTTTACCTTCACAGATGGATGATTTAGAAAAGCCAGTTATGCCTCTGAATATCGACAGTGGTTCTGATCCTTTTCTTCCTTTACCAGCagaaaatgggctcatttctctttttccttccccagcTCACAATAGTCCGAGTTCTGTCTTCTCACAAATGGAGAATGCCAATCATTTTTCCTCCCAACTAGAAGGaaatacaaattctttttcaaaagaagaaagtgtTGACATACTCTTTCCTTCACAAATAAATAACGAAAGTAACTTCGGTGAAACCACTCCACAGCCTCCTATATCAGAAAAAACTAAAAGGGATCGTAGGCGAGGTacagatggaaaagaaaaaaagccaaagCATAATAAGCGGGCAAAATGGCCAGCAATTATCAGGGATGGTAAATTTATTTGTAGTAGATGTTACAGGGTTTTTTCTAATCCTAGATCTCTTGGTGGTCATCTGTCTAAACGATCCTATTGCAAACCTTTGGATGAATCTGAAATTTCCCCTGAAGTTCTACAGCTTAATGGACAATCTTCCCTACTTGCAAGTATGATTCTTTCTTCAAATGCTTTAAGCTTGCAACAGCAACAGGAGTCAACTTACAATCCAGATCCGTGTTTTAAGGAACCATCATTTCTACAGCTGCTTGCTAATGAAAATCGCCCAACTGCCATTTTGCAGAATTTGTTTCCACGGACAAATATGACAAGTTTTAATCCAAATGAAAATgaggaaggaaatgaaattaTCAAACAAGCTTTGGAAACTGCAGGAATTCCAAGCACTTTTGATTCTGCAGATACATTATCACATATAATTACCACCAACTGTGTTACTGGTACCACACAAATAAATGCAACAGTTTTACCAAATCCAGGCATATCACCTTCATTACCAACAAGTTGCAACCCATCTACCTTGCTCACAGaccaaaacagaacacttaaCACCAAAATTTCATCAGAAGAATGCAACAGTTTACCTGTGTTTTCAGATGATTTAATACTTAAGACTATTGAAAATGGCTTGTGCCCCCATCTGGTTCCTAATTCGGCTGCCACAATGCATAATTTGGGAAACAATCTTCCACGTGTTTCAGTCATAAGTAGCATCAAAAATTCAGAAGTATGTAGTTTGACTAAAAAAGAGAATAGtggttcaaagaaaaagaagaaaacaccTGTCCCATTGGTTGTACCTCACATTTCACAGAAGTTGGTAGTTAATGATTTAGCAGGTCTTATCACTAGAAATGTTGAAGAGAATATGCAAGCAACAACAGAAAATTTTCAGTCAAATATAATAGCAAATAGTGAAACTCAAGGATTAGTGGAAAATTTTACAAAGAAATTAAGTGATGTTAACGGTGGATTAACAGGAGATATCAAAGAAAACTTAAAATCAGGTGAAGAAAATCATGTAGAAATTGTTCCCTTGccattgaaaaatgaaaatggtgaTTCTCAGGTTACTCTAGAATGTTGCATTCCAGAGAAGTCCAGTTTTGAGGTTTCAAATGATAACATTGTTCAGAATTTTGAGAAAACtcttgaaataattaaaacagcTATGAATTCTCAGAAGATAGAAGTTAAAAGTGAAAATCAAGAGATATCCATTGAAGCAATAAGGAGCCCACAAAATAATACTGCTCAATGTGTTTCTGAAAACCCTGCacaaccccctaaacctaattctaCTCAATGTATAGCACATACACAGACTATCACCCTTGCTAAAAGTCATGAGCCTGAAGCCTCTCATAAAGATGATATTCAACTTATGGAAATTTTAGAAGGCTTGAGAAAGCTGAATTTAGAAAGTGAAACATCAAATCAAGTACTAGATAATATAACTCATTGTCTTCCAACAGATACATTAATGCCACAAGTCCTTATTCCTGGTGTGACACCTGAGACCACATCTCTTGTCCAGACAGCTTCAGAAACACATCCAATGTTTGTTGAAAAAGTTCATAAGCCATTTACGTGCCAGGCTCCAGGTTGTAATTATAGTGCCATGACAAAGGATGCATTATTTAAACACTATAGCAAAATACATCAGTACACTGCAGAAATGATTCTTGAAATTAAGAAACACCAGTTAAAGTACGCTCCATTTAAATGTGTGGTTGCTAACTGTCCCAAAACATTTACAAGAAATTCTAACCTCCGGGCGCACTGCCAGCTGGTACATCATTTTACAACAGAGGAAATGGTAAAATTAAAGCTAAAAAGGCCTTACGGACGACGATCCCAAAGCAAAACCCTAAATGTGTTATCAAGACCTAATGAAGTAAGAAACATGCCGTTAATAGAAAGTAAACGAGAGTCGCACTTGACTAAGGAGCTTGATCTAAAGGAAGAACCAGTCATGGAATCTATGAAAGTTCCAGAAAGATTGATACCAGAAGCAGCAATACCAGAAAATACTTCTGATAAATCTTTAAAATTAGAAAAACCCTCCCAAATAGTTCCCGTTTCTCTGGAAATTCATAATATATCCATACTTAATAATAATCAAGTGCAGCCCAAATTGCGTAAGATCAGAAGGcataggaaagaagaagaaaaaaagaacaaaaagccaATTCCCAAGCCTTTGGAATTGCCCACTAGTTACAATCCTTATAGGCCTTACAAGTGTGTGCATCAAGGTTGTTTTGCAGCTTTTACAATACAACAGAATTTGATTCTGCACTATCAAGCTGTACATAAATCTGACCTACCATTATTCTCTttggaggcagaagaagaaagTGAACCAAGTAAAGAAGAAGAGGCTGGTAAGGAAGAAGAGAGTGATGCAATTGAAACTGTGAAAGAATTCAGATGTGAAGTAAGAAATTGCTCTAGGATATTTCAAGAAGTTACTAGTCTTATTCAGCACTATATGAAACTTCATGAGATGACTCCTGAAGAAATTGGTAGTATGAAGtcatgcttggatgttggaagatTCCTCTGTGAtcaatctgaatgtaaatcatcgTTTACAACATATGTTAATTATATTACTCACCTTGAGGCAGATCATGACATAAAAAtaaagcagagcagaacagaagatTGCATGTACAAATGTGATTGTGAAGGTTGCGATCGTATTTATGCAACAAGATCTAATCTTCTAAGGCACATTTTTAATAAACATAATGATAGGCATAAAGATCATTTAATAAGACCTAGGCGATTCCTAACGCCAGGTCAGGAAAATATATCATTTAAAGCTAATCAGGAGAAAGTCATGAAAATTAAATACAAAGGATTAAAATACAGGACAGGAAGAAATGGAAACAGAATATCATTTAGAGCCAAGCGAAGAAAAGCAATAAGTGTAGAAGACAGAAACTTCCAACTAGGGCAAAATGATGAAAATCAAACATATTCTTTAAAATGTGGAAAGTATATTTTTTCAGTAAAGACAAAAGATGATGCTTTATCTGAATGCAGTAACAAATTTATCGTACAATATCCATGTATGATAAAAGGTTGTTCATCAGTTGTTACAAGTGAAAATAATGTAATCCGGCACTATAAATGTCATAAATTATCTAAAGCATTTACTTTACAACATCGGGACATCCTAATTTTCTCAAATAAGCATGCAAAACCTTCAGGAAAAGAGGTTTCCTCGCAAAACGAAGCAACTGAGGACAAGGTTTGTGATGTAAAAGAAGTGCAGCCACCCTTGCCAGACACTTGTGAGGACTTGAGACTGTCTCCACTGGTGATGCCAAAAGAACCGGAAAAGACTGAGAAGGATGAAGTGGATGAGCTTGCAGAACTGTTTATTACCAAACTTATTAATGAGGATCTAGCAAGTTCAGAAAACCACGCGAAGGCCTCTTCTGGTGTAAATAATGACTGTCAGGAAACTAGTTCCTCTCTTTCAGAAAAGCAAAGCATAAGCAGTAATTTTAAAAgagtaaacaaagaaaaaaatatatcccaaAGTAAAAAGAGAAAAGTTGAAAAGCAGGAAGAAATCTTGGCTGTTGAATTAAGCAGTGTACATAGAGAACAAgaaagtgctgttgctattcaaACTGTTGAAGAGCAGTCTTCGGCTTTTGATTGGAGTTCATTTAAACCCATGGGATTTGAAGTATCTTTCCTCAAGTTCCTTGAAGAATCTGcagtgaagcagaagaaaaacacagaaagGGGGGGTTACAATAATTGTGGAACCAGGAAACGTTCTCATTCTAACTCCAgaaagtctaatgaaaagaactctgttgtGAGAACACGATCCTGTTCAGAAAGTGAAACTCGTGTACAGTTTGCTAATCCATCACAATTTCAGTGTAGTGGTACTGTAAAAATAGTTTTAGATAAGACTCTTAAAGGTTGCACTGAGCGTGTATTGAAGCAGCTTCAGGAAATGAAACCTATTGTCAGTCTAATCAGACTTGATGGACATTGGGAAGCGAAACTAGAGGTTACAAAATAA
- the GJB7 gene encoding gap junction beta-7 protein, with protein sequence MSWGFLRDILSGVNKYSTEIGRVWLAIVFIFRVLVYVVAAEHVWKDEQKEFECNIRQPGCENVCFDHFFPISQVRLWALQLIMVSTPSLLVVLHVAYRESREKRHHTKLYKNLRSIDGGLLCTYLISVFSKTGFEIGFLYLFYKLYGGFDVPRLVQCDTSPCPNTVDCYISKPTEKKIFLYIVVVTSCLCIALNIIEFIYLIFKYSVKCCFKSECKTTNSMAHNGTTVSLDQDSPRNQGDEKYLGHFQL encoded by the coding sequence ATGAGCTGGGGATTCCTGCGAGATATTCTAAGTGGTGTAAATAAATACTCAACAGAAATCGGCAGAGTTTGGCTGGCTATTGTGTTTATATTTCGTGTCCTTGTCTACGTTGTAGCTGCCGAACATGTCTGGAAAGATGAACAGAAGGAGTTTGAGTGTAACATCAGACAACCTGGCTGTGAAAATGTCTGCTTTGATCATTTCTTCCCAATTTCCCAAGTCAGGCTTTGGGCCTTGCAACTGATCATGGTTTCTACGCCATCACTTCTAGTTGTACTCCATGTCGCTTATCGAGAAAGCAGGGAAAAGAGACACCATACAAAGCTTTATAAGAACCTGAGAAGTATTGATGGGGGATTGCTCTGCACCTATCTCATCAGCGTCTTTTCCAAAACTGGATTTGAAATAGGCTTCCTCTACTTGTTTTACAAGCTGTATGGAGGATTTGATGTACCCCGCCTTGTGCAATGTGACACAAGCCCTTGTCCTAACACAGTTGATTGCTACATATCCAAGCCTACTGAGAAGAAAATTTTCCTGTACATtgtggtggtgacatcctgtttGTGCATAGCCTTAAATATAATTGAATTCATCTATTTGATTTTCAAATACTCGGTCAAATGCTGCTTCAAAAGTGAATGTAAAACAACAAATTCTATGGCTCACAATGGTACTACTGTGTCTCTTGACCAAGATTCACCCAGAAACCAAGGAGATGAAAAATATTTGGGTCACTTCCAACTATAA